DNA sequence from the Thiobacillus sp. SCUT-2 genome:
AAGCCGCAGGCCCAGACCAAGGTGCAGGAATTCGCGCTGCAGCAGAACATCACCACGCTGCGCAACCGCGTCAACGAGCTCGGCGTCGCCGAGCCGGTGATCCAGCAGCAGGGCGCGAGCCGCGTCGTCGTGCAGCTGCCGGGCGTGCAGGACACCGCGAAGGCGAAGGACATCCTCGGGCGCACCGCGACGCTGGAGATCCGCATGGTCGACGAGCAGGCCGATCCGACCGCGATCCAGCAGGGCCAGGCGCCGTTCGGCGACGACATCGTGCCGCTGCGCGGCGGCGGCAAGATCGCCGTCAAGAAGGACGTCGTGCTGACCGGCGACTCGATCACCGACGCCGCCCCCGGCTTCGAGAGCACCAGCGGCCAGGCCGCCGTCCACGTCAACCTGGATGGCAAGGGCGCGCGCATCTTCAAGGACGTGACGCGCGAGAACGTCGGCAAGCGCATGGCGATCCTGCTGATCGAGAAGAACGTCGCCGAGGCGATCACCGCGCCGGTGATCCGCGAGGAGATCGGCGGCGGACGCGTGCAGATCACCGGCATGGAGACCGCGCAGGAGGCCTCCGACGTCGCCCTGCTGCTGCGTGCGGGCGCGCTCGCCGCGCCGATGCAGATCGTCGAGGAACGCACCGTCGGCCCCAGCATGGGTGCCGAGAACATCCGCAAGGGCTTCCACTCGAACCTCTGGGGCTTCCTCGCCGTGACGCTGTTCATGGTGATCTACTACCGCGTGTTCGGCCTGTTTTCGTCGATCGCGCTCGCAATCAACGGCTTCCTGCTGATCGCGCTGCTGTCGATGCTGCAGGCGACGCTGACGCTGCCCGGCCTCGCCGGCATCGCGCTCACGCTGGGCATGGCGATCGACGCCAACGTGCTGATCAACGAGCGCATCCGCGAGGAGCTGCGCAACGGCGCGACGCCGCAGGCGGCGATCCACGCCGGCTACGACCGCGCCTGGGGCACCATCCTCGACTCCAACCTGACCACGCTGATCGCCGGCGTCGCGCTGTTCTGGCTGGGCTCCGGCCCGGTGCGCGGCTTCGCCGTGGTGCTGTGCCTGGGCATCCTCACCTCCATGTTCAGCGCCGTCACGGTGTCGCGCGCCATGGTCAACCTCACCTACGGCCGCAAGCCGCGCCTGGCCAAAGTCTCGATCTAAGGATCCGCTCATGCTGGAATTCTTTCCGTTCAAGAGAACCATCCCCTTCATGAGCTGGGGGAAGGTGACCACCATGATTTCGCTCGTCACCTTCCTGTTCGCGGTCTGGGCGCTTTGGGAAAAGGGCCTCAACCTCGGCGTCGATTTCACCGGCGGCACCGTGATGGAAGTGCACACCAGCCAGCCCGCCGACCTGCCGGCGATCCGCGCCGCGCTCGAGAAGACCGGCCTGCCCGAGGTGTCGGTGCAGACCTTCGGCACCAGCCGCGACGTCCTGATCCGCCTGCCCAACAAGGGCGAGGCCAACGCCTCCGAGACCAGCAACCGGGTAATGGCCGCGCTGACCCCGGGCAACCCTGCGATCGAGCTGAAGCGCGTCGACTTCGTCGGCCCGCAGGTCGGCAAGGAGCTCTACGACAACGGTGCGCTGGCGCTGCTGGTCGTCGCCTTCGGCATCATGGCCTACCTGGCGATCCGCTTCGAGTGGCGCTTCGCGCTCGCCGGCATGCTCGCCAACCTGCACGACATCGTGATCATCCTCGGCATGTTCGCCTTCTTCCAGTGGGAATTCACGCTGACGGTCCTCGCCGGCGTGCTCGCGATCCTCGGCTACTCGGTGAACGAGTCGGTGGTGGTGTTCGACCGGATCCGCGAGAACATCCGCAAGATGCGCGGCGCGACCGTCCCGCACATCATCGACGACGCGATCACCCGCACCATGAGCCGCACCATCATCACCCACGGCTCGACCCAGATCATGGTGCTGTCGATGCTGTTCTTCGGCGGTGAGGCGCTGCACAACTTCGCCCTGGCGCTGACCATCGGCATCCTGTTCGGCATCTATTCGTCGGTCCTGGTGGCGTCGCCGCTGCTGCTGATGTTCGGCGTCAAGCGCGAGCACTTCATCAAGCCGGTCGAGAAGAAACAGGAAGCCGTCGTGTAAGCAGTGGGCCGGAAGCCGTGAGGCGGCAAGCGCACTGCCGCTCACGCCTCACCCCTCACCGCTCACCGCTCGCCGCTCGCCGCCATGCTGCAAAATTTCATCGCCTGGGTTCTCGCCACGGTCCACGACTGGGGCTACACCGGCATCTTCGTCCTGATGGCGCTGGAATCGACGGTGCTGCCCGTCCCCAGCGAGCTGGTGCTGATTCCGGCCGGCTATCTCGCGCACCAGGGGCACATGAGCTTCGGCATGATCATGCTGGCTTCGACGGCCGGATGTCTGGTGGGCGCCTCGATCAACTACTACGTTGCGCTGTGGGTCGGCCGCCCCTTCCTCGAGCGCTGGGGGCGCTATTTCTTCGTGCGCCCCGAACTGCTTCACAAGACCGACGCCTTCTTCGCCCGCCACGGCGCCGTATCCACGTTCACCGGCCGCCTGATTCCCGGCATCCGCCACCTGATCTCGATTCCCGCCGGACTCGCCCGCATGCGCCTGGCGGCGTTCGCGCTCTACACCTGCCTCGGCGCCGGCCTGTGGTCGCTGGTCCTCACCGTGTTCGGCTACCTCCTCGGCGGCAATGAAGCGCTGATCCGGGAATACCAGCATTTCATCACCGCGGGCGTCGTCGCCTTCGTCGCGCTCGTCATCGGCGGCTACGTCTGGTGGCAGCGGCGCCGCTGAGCCCGCGTTGACCTTCCCCTCGTGGCCCGTCAAAGCGGCCTCCTGACGCGCCACGGCGCCGTTTTTACAACTTTTTTATCCCGCCGCGGGTAGCATGACGCACCGACCCCCTGCGTCCGACTTTCACCTGTCCCGATCGTGCGTATCAAGTCATACGGACTTGGAATTCTTGCCTGCATCGCGCTCACGTTGCTGATCGCGCCTCTGCGGGCGGCCATCGACTTGTCCAACGTCGCCTTGTTCTACGTCCTGCTGGTGGTCGTCATGGCCGTCTGGTCCGGGCGCGGCCCGGCTGCCGTCACCGCCCTGCTGGCCTCGCTGGCATTTGCCTACGTCTTCGTTCCGCCTGCGTTCTCGCTCGCCATCACGCAGGCGCAGCATCTCATCACCGCGAGCATCATGCTGGGGGTCGCCCTGCTGGTTGGCCATCTGACATCGCGGCTGAAACGTCACGTCGAGCACGCGGAACTGCGCGAGCAGCACTCGCGCGCGCTCTACCTGCTGGCGAGCCAGCTGACCGCTGCCCGGACGCGCGCGGACGTGCTCGGGATCAGCGAGCATTTCCTCGCCACGCTGTTCCGCGTGGACGATCTGCGCATCCTCGCGCCGGGCGCGGCCGAGGCGTTGCCCGAGCCGCTCACGCCGGCCGGGCTGGCGGACATCGTTGCCAGCCGGAACCTGGCCATCCTTGCGGTTCCGAGCCGCGGGCGCACCCTCACGGCGGTGCCACTGCGCGTATCGAAGGGCCTGCAGGGCGTCCTCGTCTTCGCACTCGACGACGCGACGACCCTGACGGCCCAGGTACGCGAACTGCTGGAGACCATGGCATCGGTCGTGGCGGTCGCGCTGGAGCGCATCCATTACGCCGACCTCGCCCGCGCAACGGGCGTGCGGATGGCGTCCGAAAGCCTGCGCAACACGATTCTCTCCGCCCTTTCGCATGACCTGCGCACGCCGCTCACGGCGCTGGTCGGGATGGCGGATACGGTCGCCGAAGGTCGCACGGCCCACCCCGGGGACCAGCAGGCCATGATCGTCGCGATTCGCGACCAGGCCCTCACCATCAACCGCCTGGTGAGCAACCTGCTCGAAATGGCGCGCCTGCAATCGGGCGAGATCACGCTCAACAAGGCCTGGCAGCCGGTCGAGGAGGTCGTCGGTGCCAGCCTCCAGCAAATGCGGCTCCAGCTCGCGCAGCATCCGGTCAAGGTGGAGATCATGCCGGCGCTGCCACCGCTCGAATTCGACGCCGTGCTGATGGAGCGCGCGCTGTGCAACCTGCTGGAAAACGCGGCGAAATACAGCCCGCCCGAAAGCGAGATCACGCTGTCCGCGACGCAAGCTGGCAACTGGCTGGAAATCAGCGTATGCGATCGCGGCCCCGGCCTGCCCACTGCCGAGCAGGCCGAACTGTTCGGACTCTTCCGCCGCGGCCAGCGCGAATCGAACATCCCGGGCGTCGGACTCGGCCTCGCAATCGTCCGCAATATCGTCGAGGCGCATGGCGGCAGCGTCGACGCGACCGACCGCAGCGGCGGCGGGGCGTGCTTCAGCCTGCGCCTGCCGCTTGGCGAGCCGCCGCACGTGGCGGAACTGGAGGTCCCGGCATGAGCGAAGACGTCCGGATCCTGGTCGTCGAGGATGATCGCAACATCCGGCAATTCGTGGCCTCGGCGCTCGAGAGCGAGGGCTACCACGTGGCGGCGGCCGGCTCCTTGCGCCAGGCCGGCGTCGAGCTGGGTGCGCGATCGCCCGACCTGGTCATGCTCGACCTCGGCCTGCCCGACGGCGACGGCATCCCGTTCATCCGCGATTTTCGCGGCTGGTCGGCCGTGCCCATCCTGGTGCTCTCCGCCCGTTCGCTGGAGACCGACAAGGTCGCGGCGCTCGACGCCGGTGCGGACGACTACCTGAGCAAGCCCTTCGGCGTGTCGGAGTTGCTGGCGCGCGTGCGCGCCCTGCTGCGGCGCCGCGGCCACGGCAGCGAGCAGGAGCCGCCGCTGATCCGCTTCGGCGACTTCGAGATCGATTGTGTCAACCGCGCGGTCCGGCGCCGCGGCGAGGTGCTGCACCTGACCCAGATCGAATACCGCCTGCTGTTGTGCCTCGCCACCCACCCCGGCCGGGTGATGACGCACCGCCAGCTGCTCGCCCAGGTCTGGGGCGCCCAGGCGGTGGAAAGCCACCAGTACCTGCGCGTCTACGTCGGTCACCTGCGCCAGAAGATCGAGACCGACCCAACCCGGCCCCGCCACATCCTCACCGAAACCGGCGTCGGCTACCGTTTTCAACCCTGAGCCCCTCACCCCGTCATCATGCATATCGTCGTTTGCATCAAGCAGGTCCCCGACAGCGCGCACATCCGGGTGCACCCCGTCACCAACACGATCATGCGGCAGGGCGTGCCCGCGATCATCAATCCCTACGACCTGTTCGCGATCGAGGCGGCGCTGCGCCTGAAGGATCAGCTCGGTGGCCACGTCACCGTCATGAGCATGGGGCCGACCCAGGCCGAGCCGGCGCTGCGCAAGGCGATCTCGCTCGGCTGCGACGAGGCCATCCTGGTCACCGACCGCATCTTCGCCGGCGCCGACACGCTCGCCACGTCCTATGTACTGGCCAGCGCCATCCGCACGCTGGACCAGGAGCGGCCGGTCGACCTGGTGTTCACCGGCAAGCAGACGATCGACGGCGACACCGCCCAGGTCGGCCCCGGCATCGCCAAGCGCATGGACATGCAGCTGCTGACCTACGTGTCGCGCATCGTCGAGATCGATCCTGCCAAACGGCGCATCGTCGTCGAGCGCCGCGCCGAAGGCGGCGTACAGGTCCTCGAAACCGCGTTGCCCGCGCTGGTGACCATGCTCGAGGGAAGCAACGAGGTCCGCTTCGCGTCGACGCCCGACATGTTCCGGGCGGCGCGCGCGACCATCCGCCACTGGGACCGCACCGCCGCCGGCATCGAAGACATCAAGCAGGTCGGCCTCAAGGGCAGCCCGACCATCGTCAGCCGCGTCTTCGGCCCGACGCCGCGCGCCGAGAAGGCCAGGCTGATTCCGCTCGACCCGGCCGATCCGGACAGCGCTGCCACCGGCCTGCTCGAGCAGCTTCTCGCCGACATGCCGAAAGTCCGCAAGGAACTCGAGCAGCGCCGCTCGGCCCCGTAACCCCGCACTCAGCCGCCATGACCGCCACGCCCCCCGCCAAGCCGCTCAAGAAGCGCAAGATCAAACTCGACGAACACCTGCTCGCCTACCGCGGCGTCTGGGTCTTCATCGAGAACGAACGCGGACACGTCCATCCGGTGTCCTGGGAACTCATGGGCCAGGGACGCCAGCTCGCCGAGCAATTGCAGGTCGAGCTGTGCGCCGTGGTCATGGGGGCGCCCGGCGCGGAGCTCGACGCCCTCTGCGAATCCGCGTTCCACTATGGTGCCGACCGTTGCTACCGCGTCGCCAGCCCCGTGCTGCGGCATTACCGCAACGAACCCTTCACCCAGGCGCTGACCCGGCTTGTCAACGCGCACAAGCCGGAGATCCTGCTCCTGGGCGCCACGGCACTCGGCCGCGATCTCGCGGGCTCGGTGGCGACCACGCTGAAAACCGGCCTGACCGCCGACTGCACCGAACTGGCGATCGACCCGGAGGACCGCTGCCTCCTGTCCACCCGCCCCACCTTCGGCGGCAGCCTCTTGTGCACCATCGTCACGCTCAACTACCGGCCGCAGATGGCCACCGTGCGCCACCGCGTCATGCCGATGCCCGAGCCGCAGCCGGAGCGGCGCGGCCTGATCGTCGACTTCGACCCCGGCCTCGTCGAGGACCATGTCGTCACCCGCCTGCTCGAATTCCTGCCCGACTCGCAGGACAACACGCCGCACCTGCCCTACGCCGAGATCGTCGTCTCCGGCGGCAAGGGACTCGGCAAGGCGGAGAACTTCCGGCTGGTATGGGCGCTCGCCGGCGTGCTGGGCGCCGAGGTCGGTGCCACGCGCGCCGCGATCCACGCGGGCTGGATCAGCGCCGACCGCCAGGTCGGGCAGACCGGCAAGACGGTGCGCCCGGCGCTCTACATCGCGGCGGGTATCTCCGGCGCGATCCAGCACCGGGTCGGCATGGAGGCGTCGGACTGCATCGTCGCGATCAACAGCGACCCGAACGCGCCCATCTTCGATTTCGCGCATTACGGCATCGTGGGCGACTGCGTTCAGGTGCTGCCCGCGCTCACCCGCGCATTCGCCCGCCACCTCGGCAGACCGGTCAAGGAGGTCGCATGAGCGAGAAATTCGACGTCATCGTGGTCGGCGCGGGGCCGGCCGGCAACGCAGCCGCCTACACCCTCGCCAAGGCAGGCCTCAGCGTCCTGCAGATCGAACGCGGCGAATACCCGGGGTCGAAGAACGTGCAGGGCGCGATCCTGTACGCCGACGCGCTCGAGCGCCTGATCCCCGACTTCCGCGAAAGTGCGCCGCTGGAGCGCCACATCATCGAGCAGCGGATGTGGGTGCTCGACGCGGAATCGTACATTGGCGGCCATTACCGCTCCGCCGAGTTCGCCCGACCGCCCCACAACCGCTACACGATCATCCGGGCGCGCTTCGACAAGTGGTTCGCCGACCAGGTGCAGAAGGCCGGCGCGCTGCTGCTGTGCGAGACGACGGTGAAGGCGCTGCTGCGCGACGCGCAGGGCAGGGTCATCGGCGTCGAGGTCGAGCGTGATGAGGGCCGCATCTATGCCGACGCCGTGATCCTCGCCGACGGCGCAAATTCGCTCGTCGCGACGCGCGCAGGGCTGCGCGAGGACATCCGGCCGGAGCACGCCGCGCTGGCTGTGAAGGAGGTCATCTTCCTGCCCAAGGAAACGATCGACGCGCGCTTCAACCTGAAGGGCCAGGAAGGCGCAGTGATCGAGATGGTGGGCGGCATCACCCACGGCATGCTCGGCACCGGCTTCCTCTACACGAACAAGGACTCAATCTCGATCGGCATCGGCTGCATGCTGTCGGACCTCAAGCGCCAGCGCCTCTCGCCGGTGGAACTACTGGAAGGGATGAAGGCACATCCCGCGGTTGCGTCACTGATCGCCGAGGGCGAGCCACGCGAATATGCCGCGCACCTCATTCCCGAGGGGGGCTACGACGCGCTGCCGCAGTTGTATGGCGACGGCTGGATGCTGGTCGGCGATTCGGCCGGCTTCGTCAACGCCATGCACCGGGAAGGCTCGAATCTGGCGATGACGACCGGCCAGTTCGCGGCGGAGACGCTGATCGAACTCTTTCGCGAAAAGCAGCCGGCGACCGCGGCCAACCTGGCACGCTATCGCAGCCGGCTCGACGCCAGCTTCGTCATGAAGGACCTGAAGAAGTATCGCCGCCTGCCGGTGACGCTCGAGCGTCACCGGCAGTTCCTGACCGACTACCCGGCCCTGCTCAACCAGGCCGCCCACACCATGATCCGCGTCGATGGCGTGGACAAGCGCCGCAAGGAGAAGGAGATTCTCGAGGCCTTCCGCGAACGGCGCTCTCTGCTGGGCTTGCTGGGCGACGCCTTCCGCCTCTGGCGGGCCACCCGATAAGGAGAGTGCCATGACGCCCACCGTCCAGGCCCTGATCGAAAAGAAACTCTATCTCAACCGCTATCGCGTCGATGCCGGCCGACCGCACATCCGGATCAAGGACGCCGAAATCTGCGCGACCCGCTGCGAAGCCCAAGCATGCGTGGTGTGCTGCCCCGCCGGCTGCTGGAGCAGCGAATCAGGCCGGGTCAGCCTGATCACCGACGGCTGTCTCGAATGCGGCACCTGCCGTATCATCTGCGACCAGTTCAACAACGTCGACTGGGATTACCCGCGCGGCGGCTTCGGCATCCTGTATAAGTTCGGATGAGTCGTCGCGGACACTCACGGACATGAATGAGCCTCACCAGGCGCATCGCAACACCCGCGCGCTTGCCCTCGGCGCACTCGGCGTCGTCTTCGGCGACATCGGCACCAGCCCCCTCTACACGATGAAGGAGGTGTTCGGCGGGCACCACCTGATGCTGAGCCCCGACAATGTGCTGGGTATCCTCTCGCTGATCTTCTGGGAACTGATCCTGGTCGTGTCGGTGAAGTACGTCCTCATCATGATGCGGGCCGACAACAAGGGCGAAGGCGGCATCCTCGCCCTCCTCGCGCTGGTGCAGGGCCAGGCCCCGCTGGCCTCGCGCAGCCGCCTGCTGCTGATGTCTCTCGGCTTTCTCGGTGCATCGTTCTTCTTCGGCGACAGCCTGATCACCCCGGCGATCTCGGTGCTTTCCGCCGTCGAAGGCCTGCAGATCGGGGCACCCGCGCTGCATCCGTTCATCGAGCCGCTCGCGCTCGGCATCCTGGTCGGGCTGTTCGTCATCCAGCGCCAGGGCACCGCCGCCATCGGCACGCTGTTCGGCCCGCTCATGCTGATCTGGTTCGGCGTCCTCGGCCTGCTCGGCGCGCTCGGCATCGCGCGGCACCCCCAGGTGATCGAGGCGGTCCTGCCGATTCATGCCCTGCATTTCTTCGCCAGCCACGGCACCGCCAGCCTGCTCATCCTCGGCGCAGTGGTGCTGGCGATCACCGGCGCGGAAGCGCTTTACGCCGACATGGGCCACTTCGGCCGCCGTCCGATCCAGCGGGTCTGGTTCGCCTACGTCCTGCCGACCCTGGTGCTCAACTACTTCGGCCAGGGCGCGCTGCTGCTCGCCGAGCCCGGCGCCCTGCGCAACCCGTTTTACCTGCTCGCGCCGGGCTGGGCGCTCTATCCGATGATCGGCCTCGCCACCGCGGCAACCGTGATCGCCTCGCAGGCGGTCATCTCGGGCGCCTTCTCGGTGACGCGCCAGGTGATCCAGATGGGCTACGCACCGCGCCTGGTCATCCGCCACACCTCGGCGACCGAAGCGGGCCAGATCTACATTCCCTTCGTGAACTGGACGCTGGCAACCGGCATCGCGCTCCTGGTGCTCGGCTTCCGCAACTCGGGCAACCTGGCCGCCGCATACGGGATCGCCGTGACCGGCACCTTCGTCATCAGCACGCTGCTGGTGGGCATGGTCATGCGCGTGCGCTGGGATCTCGGCCCCACGCTGACGCTCGCCGGCGTGGCTGCCTTCCTCGTGATCGACCTTGCCTTCTTCGGCGCCAACGCGGCCAAGATCCCCGACGGCGGCTGGCTTCCGCTGCTCGTGGCGCTCGTGGTGTTCACGCTGCTCGTGACCTGGAAGCGGGGACGCGAGATCGTGCTGCAGCGCCTGCAGGAGAACGCACAGCCGCTCGCACCCTTCGTCGAGATGCTGCTCGCTTACCCACCGCTTCGGGTGCCCGGTACCGCCGTGTTCATGACCGCCGACGCGCGCGGCGCCCCCTCCGCGCTGCTGCACAACCTCAAGCACAACAAGGTGCTCCATGAACGCGTGGTGATCCTGAACGTGCGCTACGCCGAGGTGCCGTTCGTGCCGCCGGAACGCCGTCTGGAGATGACCCGGCTGGCCGAGGGCTTCTACCACGTCGTCATCCGCTACGGCTTCATGGACGACGTCGACATCCCCAGGGCCCTGGCGGAATGCCCCTGCGGCATGCAGTTCGAGCTGATGGACACGACCTTCTTCTTCAGCCGCGAGAACGTCATCCCCACCCGCGGCGAAGGCATGATGCTGTGGCGCGAACACCTGTTCGCGACGATGGCACGCAACGCGGCGAGCCCGATGACCTTCTTCCGGATTCCCGCCAACCGCGTCGTCGAGCTCGGCGCCCAGCTCGAAATCTGAGCGGGCCCTTTCGCGCCGTCCCCGCTGCATCGCCGGCGGTCCGCCGGCACGGGAGACTCAGGCGCCGCGGTTGCCGGCGAGCCCGTTTTCCGTGAAGTAGCTGATCCGCGTGCGCGGATCGAGATAGGCCAGCACGGCACGATCCAGCTCGGCCGGGCGCAGGGTCTTCGCGACGGAGACCTCGGGCGACTCCCGCAGATCCAGCCACAGGGCCTCCTCCTTGGGAACGTCGGGATCGTGGATCAGCAAGGAGGGATGCAGCAGCCGCCCCGGATTGACGCTCATGACCAGACCGATCCGGCCGTCGCTCAGCTGCACGACGCTCCCCGGCGGGTAGACCCCCATGCTGCGGACGAACAGCTGCAGCAGCACCGGATCGTATTTCGCCGGCTCTTTCTTGAACATGAAGGCGATTGCCTCGGCCGGCGTCATGGAGTCCGCGGGATTGGGCCGATTGCAATAGGTGTCGAAGGCGTTGGTGATGCCGGCGATGCGCGCAAGCCGGCCGATCTGGTCGCCCGCAAGTCCACGCGGATAACCGCTCCCGTCGAGCAGCTCGTGGTGCATGGCGATCACCTCCAGCGCGGCGGGCGGGAGGCCGGGCAGGTGCCGAGCCATGTCGACGCCGTAGGCGACGTGCTGCTGGTAGAAGCTCAGCTCGGCCTTCGTCCACGGCGCCTTGTTGAGCAGGATCTGGCTCGGGATCTTTTCACGACCGATGTCGTGCAGCAGCGTGCCGAGGCCGAGTGCACGCATCGCCTCGGCGTCCAGCTGCGCCTCCTTGCCCAGGATCAGCGCCAGCATCGTGACGTTGAGGGCATGGTAATACGCGTTCTCGTCGCCCGCCTTCGCGTTCACGAGGTGAAGGACGACATCCTTGTCGGCCAGCATCGCGTCCACCATGTCGGACACGAGCCCCTGCGCCTGCTGCATCGATTCGCCGGGCTTCGCGAAGAAATTGCGCAGCAACGACTTTACCGCGGACGCGCCGGCCGCGAACTGCCGTTCGCATCGGCCGAGCGCCTCGCGCTGGCGCGCCAGCTTCTCGCGCCGCGCGCGCTTCTCCGCCCACATCGCCTCCATCTCGGGATCGGGCTCGGCCGGCGGGGGCGGCGGCGCACCGGGCGCGGGCGGCGGCAGGGGCGGCACGTCGCTCCTCCTGGCGTCCCACAGCACGTGCGAAATGCCCAGCGCGCGCAGTTGCTGCACCTGCTTTTCGCTGCGGATCTTGAAGCTGCTGAACAGGAAGGGATGATCCATCCAGGATTCGATCCGGATATGCAGTCCCACCCGCAGCTGATCGACGCTGATGCGTTGTTCCCGTTCGCTCATCGGTCAAGTCAGAAGCCGGGCCGCTCAGCCGGCGGCTTCGGTCATCAGCCGCTTCATCTCTGCCACGGCATCCTGCCAGCCGACGAACAGCGCCTGCGCCACGATCGCGTGGCCGATGTTGAGTTCGTGGATGCCGGGCAGCGCGGCGATCGGCTGCACGTTGTGGTAGGTCAGGCCGTGTCCGGCGTTCACCGTCAGGCCGAGGCTGCGGCCGTAGGCGACGGCCATGCGGATGCGCTCGAACTCGGCGACGCGCTCGGCACCGGTCGCGGCGTCGGCATAGTGGCCGGTGTGGATCTCGACCACCGGCGCCCCCGCCGCGTGTGCGGCATCGAGCTGGGCGAAGTCGGCGTCGATGAAGAGCGAGACGCGGATGCCGGCATCCGCCAGCCGCTTGCAGGCGTCCGTCAGCCTGGGCAGCTGGTTCGCGACGTCGAGGCCGCCCTCGGTCGTGAGTTCCTCGCGCTTTTCCGGCACCAGGCAGACGTCCTGGGGTTTCGTTGCGATCGCGACGCCGAGCATTTCCTCGGTGACGGCCATCTCGAGGTTCATCTTGGTCTTCAGCACCTGGCGGAGGATGGCGACGTCGGCGTCCTGGATATGGCGGCGGTCTTCCCGGAGATGCAGGGTGATCGAGTCGGCGCCGGCGGTCTCCGCCA
Encoded proteins:
- the secD gene encoding protein translocase subunit SecD — encoded protein: MNRFPLWKYVLIGITLVIAFLYTLPNFFGEVPAVQVSPVRTTEKADTALLGRVESALKSAGLGYQGVELAGNSIKVRVASTDLQIKAKDTLQGALGDGYTVALNLVSASPEWLSSIHALPMYLGLDLRGGVHFLLEVDMKAALEKAAIRYQNDFRTELRGDKIRYGAITRQGDAVTVHFATRDQRDAALNKLANVFGDLAFTPEDQADGFTLAARLKPQAQTKVQEFALQQNITTLRNRVNELGVAEPVIQQQGASRVVVQLPGVQDTAKAKDILGRTATLEIRMVDEQADPTAIQQGQAPFGDDIVPLRGGGKIAVKKDVVLTGDSITDAAPGFESTSGQAAVHVNLDGKGARIFKDVTRENVGKRMAILLIEKNVAEAITAPVIREEIGGGRVQITGMETAQEASDVALLLRAGALAAPMQIVEERTVGPSMGAENIRKGFHSNLWGFLAVTLFMVIYYRVFGLFSSIALAINGFLLIALLSMLQATLTLPGLAGIALTLGMAIDANVLINERIREELRNGATPQAAIHAGYDRAWGTILDSNLTTLIAGVALFWLGSGPVRGFAVVLCLGILTSMFSAVTVSRAMVNLTYGRKPRLAKVSI
- the secF gene encoding protein translocase subunit SecF, which gives rise to MLEFFPFKRTIPFMSWGKVTTMISLVTFLFAVWALWEKGLNLGVDFTGGTVMEVHTSQPADLPAIRAALEKTGLPEVSVQTFGTSRDVLIRLPNKGEANASETSNRVMAALTPGNPAIELKRVDFVGPQVGKELYDNGALALLVVAFGIMAYLAIRFEWRFALAGMLANLHDIVIILGMFAFFQWEFTLTVLAGVLAILGYSVNESVVVFDRIRENIRKMRGATVPHIIDDAITRTMSRTIITHGSTQIMVLSMLFFGGEALHNFALALTIGILFGIYSSVLVASPLLLMFGVKREHFIKPVEKKQEAVV
- a CDS encoding DedA family protein, whose protein sequence is MLQNFIAWVLATVHDWGYTGIFVLMALESTVLPVPSELVLIPAGYLAHQGHMSFGMIMLASTAGCLVGASINYYVALWVGRPFLERWGRYFFVRPELLHKTDAFFARHGAVSTFTGRLIPGIRHLISIPAGLARMRLAAFALYTCLGAGLWSLVLTVFGYLLGGNEALIREYQHFITAGVVAFVALVIGGYVWWQRRR
- a CDS encoding ATP-binding protein, with product MRIKSYGLGILACIALTLLIAPLRAAIDLSNVALFYVLLVVVMAVWSGRGPAAVTALLASLAFAYVFVPPAFSLAITQAQHLITASIMLGVALLVGHLTSRLKRHVEHAELREQHSRALYLLASQLTAARTRADVLGISEHFLATLFRVDDLRILAPGAAEALPEPLTPAGLADIVASRNLAILAVPSRGRTLTAVPLRVSKGLQGVLVFALDDATTLTAQVRELLETMASVVAVALERIHYADLARATGVRMASESLRNTILSALSHDLRTPLTALVGMADTVAEGRTAHPGDQQAMIVAIRDQALTINRLVSNLLEMARLQSGEITLNKAWQPVEEVVGASLQQMRLQLAQHPVKVEIMPALPPLEFDAVLMERALCNLLENAAKYSPPESEITLSATQAGNWLEISVCDRGPGLPTAEQAELFGLFRRGQRESNIPGVGLGLAIVRNIVEAHGGSVDATDRSGGGACFSLRLPLGEPPHVAELEVPA
- a CDS encoding response regulator, which gives rise to MSEDVRILVVEDDRNIRQFVASALESEGYHVAAAGSLRQAGVELGARSPDLVMLDLGLPDGDGIPFIRDFRGWSAVPILVLSARSLETDKVAALDAGADDYLSKPFGVSELLARVRALLRRRGHGSEQEPPLIRFGDFEIDCVNRAVRRRGEVLHLTQIEYRLLLCLATHPGRVMTHRQLLAQVWGAQAVESHQYLRVYVGHLRQKIETDPTRPRHILTETGVGYRFQP
- a CDS encoding electron transfer flavoprotein subunit beta/FixA family protein: MHIVVCIKQVPDSAHIRVHPVTNTIMRQGVPAIINPYDLFAIEAALRLKDQLGGHVTVMSMGPTQAEPALRKAISLGCDEAILVTDRIFAGADTLATSYVLASAIRTLDQERPVDLVFTGKQTIDGDTAQVGPGIAKRMDMQLLTYVSRIVEIDPAKRRIVVERRAEGGVQVLETALPALVTMLEGSNEVRFASTPDMFRAARATIRHWDRTAAGIEDIKQVGLKGSPTIVSRVFGPTPRAEKARLIPLDPADPDSAATGLLEQLLADMPKVRKELEQRRSAP
- a CDS encoding electron transfer flavoprotein subunit alpha/FixB family protein, with amino-acid sequence MTATPPAKPLKKRKIKLDEHLLAYRGVWVFIENERGHVHPVSWELMGQGRQLAEQLQVELCAVVMGAPGAELDALCESAFHYGADRCYRVASPVLRHYRNEPFTQALTRLVNAHKPEILLLGATALGRDLAGSVATTLKTGLTADCTELAIDPEDRCLLSTRPTFGGSLLCTIVTLNYRPQMATVRHRVMPMPEPQPERRGLIVDFDPGLVEDHVVTRLLEFLPDSQDNTPHLPYAEIVVSGGKGLGKAENFRLVWALAGVLGAEVGATRAAIHAGWISADRQVGQTGKTVRPALYIAAGISGAIQHRVGMEASDCIVAINSDPNAPIFDFAHYGIVGDCVQVLPALTRAFARHLGRPVKEVA
- a CDS encoding FAD-dependent oxidoreductase, producing MSEKFDVIVVGAGPAGNAAAYTLAKAGLSVLQIERGEYPGSKNVQGAILYADALERLIPDFRESAPLERHIIEQRMWVLDAESYIGGHYRSAEFARPPHNRYTIIRARFDKWFADQVQKAGALLLCETTVKALLRDAQGRVIGVEVERDEGRIYADAVILADGANSLVATRAGLREDIRPEHAALAVKEVIFLPKETIDARFNLKGQEGAVIEMVGGITHGMLGTGFLYTNKDSISIGIGCMLSDLKRQRLSPVELLEGMKAHPAVASLIAEGEPREYAAHLIPEGGYDALPQLYGDGWMLVGDSAGFVNAMHREGSNLAMTTGQFAAETLIELFREKQPATAANLARYRSRLDASFVMKDLKKYRRLPVTLERHRQFLTDYPALLNQAAHTMIRVDGVDKRRKEKEILEAFRERRSLLGLLGDAFRLWRATR